A genomic window from Lycium barbarum isolate Lr01 chromosome 4, ASM1917538v2, whole genome shotgun sequence includes:
- the LOC132637491 gene encoding uncharacterized protein LOC132637491, which yields MAPNKQWMELINDRLADAYVDGVEYFLDYAFTRLGEPQLIRCPCIKCGNATSRTRVVVRSHLIVHGIIPGYTLWYHHGERSGEAQPDSEFIHENDIEDGDGEDEIHGILRDLYYNGDNMNNSGEEERNIEAKRFYKLLEDFEMPLYESAKVSKVSTLVKLLHIKSIGHWSNESFTMLLKFLKEDLLLDGTNLPNSCYEAKKVIRDLGLSYKKVDACKNDCMLYWKDDNCLESCKVCGASRWKEDKHSGETKFKSGKKIPYKILRYFPLKPRLQRLFMCSKTSPLISWHHDKRVDDGIMRHPADSMA from the coding sequence ATGGCACCTAATAAGCAATGGATGGAACTTATTAATGATAGACTTGCTGATGCTTACGTAGATGGGGTGGAATATTTTTTAGATTATGCTTTTACAAGATTGGGAGAACCACAATTGATACGTTGTCCCTGCATCAAATGTGGTAATGCAACTTCTAGGACACGTGTTGTGGTTAGGTCACATTTGATAGTACATGGGATAATACCAGGTTATACTCTTTGGTATCACCATGGGGAGAGGTCAGGTGAAGCACAACCAGATTCTGAATTTATACATGAGAATGACATTGAAGACGGTGATGGTGAGGATGAAATACATGGGATTTTGAGAGATTTGTATTATAATGGAGATAATATGAACAATAGTGGTGAGGAGGAACGAAATATTGAAGCAAAACGATTTTATAAGCTACTGGAGGATTTTGAGATGCCTTTATATGAAAGTGCAAAAGTTTCTAAAGTTTCTACTTTGGTTAAATTGCTTCACATTAAAAGTATTGGTCATTGGAGTAATGAGTCATTTACGATGTTATTAAAGTTTTTGAAAGAAGATTTATTGCTTGATGGAACAAACTTGCCGAATTCATGTTACGAGGCAAAGAAGGTTATTCGAGATCTTGGTCTTTCTTATAAGAAGGTTGATGCGTGTAAGAATGATTGCATGTTATATTGGAAGGATGATAATTGTCTTGAATCTTGCAAAGTTTGTGGGGCATCCAGATGGAAGGAGGATAAACATAGTGGGGAAACCAAATTTAAAAGTGGAAAAAAGATACCATACAAGATTTTACGTTATTTTCCTCTAAAGCCCAGACTTCAAAGATTATTTATGTGCTCAAAGACATCTCCTCTTATATCATGGCATCATGATAAAAGAGTTGATGATGGGATTATGAGACACCCAGCTGATTCAATGGCATGA
- the LOC132636024 gene encoding uncharacterized protein LOC132636024 isoform X1, whose product MSRTPYSIWPVVLIPYNLPPWLCMKQENFILSMLIPGPESPGDAIDVYLQPLIEELNELWETGVETFDASTKKNFTLHASLLWTINDFPAYANLSGWSTKGKLACPCCNKGTVSTRLKHCKKQCYMGHRRFFPLDHKWRNDKALFDGTKETRLPPEMLSSDDILDQVADLDGLPLTKDPKKKNKISHESRGDNWNKKSIFFDLPYWKTLLLRHNLDVMHIEKNICDNILGTILNVKGKTKDTLNTRLDLQAMSIRKDLHPIKNGDKYELPPACYTLSPEEKQKFFNFLKNLKVPDGFSSNISQCVNLKDRKISGLKSHDCHVILQHLLPLAIRGMLCKSVSEPLIELSLFFKVLGAKCLSVDVLEQIEAQIPLTLCKLEKVFPPAFFDVMVHLAIHLPNDLRLLDQFNIDGCIH is encoded by the coding sequence ATGTCCAGGACTCCATACAGCATTTGGCCTGTGGTACTTATTCCTTATAATTTACCACCTTGGCTTTGCATGAAGCAAGAGAATTTTATTTTGTCAATGCTTATACCTGGTCCTGAGAGTCCTGGGGATGCAATTGATGTCTATCTTCAACCTTTGATAGAGGAGTTGAATGAATTATGGGAAACTGGAGTGGAGACATTTGATGCGTCAACTAAAAAGAATTTTACATTACATGCGTCTTTGTTATGGACCATCAACGACTTTCCAGCATATGCAAATTTGTCTGGATGGAGTACAAAAGGAAAATTGGCTTGCCCATGTTGCAATAAAGGAACTGTTTCCACAAGGCTAAAACATTGTAAAAAACAGTGTTATATGGGCCACAGACGCTTTTTTCCTCTTGATCACAAATGGAGGAATGATAAAGCGTTATTTGATGGAACTAAGGAAACGAGACTACCACCAGAAATGTTATCCAGTGATGATATACTTGATCAAGTTGCTGATTTAGATGGGTTACCACTAACAAAGGATccaaagaagaagaataagataTCACATGAAAGCAGGGGTGATAATTGGAATAAGAAGAGTATATTCTTTGATCTTCCATATTGGAAAACTTTGTTGTTGCGACATAATCTAGATGTGATGCACATTGAGAAAAATATCTGTGATAATATATTGGGGACAATCTTAAATGTCAAAGGAAAAACCAAAGACACCTTGAATACTCGGTTGGATTTACAAGCAATGAGCATACGAAAAGATTTGCATCCGATAAAAAATGGGGATAAATATGAGTTACCACCAGCATGTTACACATTGTCTCCTGAAGAGAAGCAAAAGTTTTTCAATTTCTTAAAGAATCTAAAGGTCCCAGATGGATTTTCATCAAATATTTCTCAATGTGTAAACCTTAAAGATCGCAAAATTTCAGGATTAAAAAGTCACGATTGTCATGTTATTCTACAACATTTACTCCCACTTGCCATACGTGGTATGCTCTGCAAATCTGTGTCTGAACCACTTATTGAGTTGTCTTTATTTTTCAAAGTGCTTGGGGCGAAATGTTTGAGTGTGGATGTGTTGGAACAAATAGAAGCCCAAATACCATTAACTTTATGCAAGTTAGAAAAGGTCTTTCCTCCTGCATTTTTCGATGTCATGGTGCACTTGGCAATTCATTTACCTAATGATCTAAGATTGCTGGACCAATTCAATATCGATGGATGTATCCACTAG
- the LOC132636024 gene encoding uncharacterized protein LOC132636024 isoform X3, which produces MNPSKIQKYEMGSTSKIAKHEFIQPGALAAEGRGGKSLRVMGSLRVNAEQRTLIAKNKSCNTATSKLNMLAEKNFNVHPYFEAMEDNSPLYQEAEMTQDAQRSGTRGRGQSIRVTAEKRTPIGKNRSFTPATSNLNQPTKRSILMPPGFDPMEDSLYQDAEVTLDVQRSPFESHKAKNVAAVTRDVQRSPFDSQKAKKMVEVTRDVQRSETGPFESQKAKKVAEVTQDAQTSETSPCESEKINNVRGMNICKKVLRLKPGEKLRVTFYQNRVVGPNHASFSRHLGLLVRDRNMSPLRVHSWLDIEEHKLEHMWKAVTEKFDSDDMIDHRGHVLQHMRKLWNNWRGSLHKKMKSKLLHEVLKNELAGVE; this is translated from the exons ATGAATCCCTCAAAAATCCAGAAGTATGAAATGGGATCAACTTCGAAGATTGCTAAGCATGAATTCATTCAACCTGGTGCCTTAGCAGCAGAGGGACGGGGAGGGAAAAGCTTAAGAGTAATGGGCTCTTTAAGAGTTAATGCTGAACAGAGGACTCTAATTGCCAAAAATAAGAGTTGTAATACAGCAACTTCTAAGTTGAATATGCTAGCTGAGAAAAATTTCAACGTGCATCCTTATTTTGAAGCAATGGAAGACAATTCCCCCCTCTATCAAGAAGCTGAAATGACTCAAGACGCTCAGAGAAGCGGCACAAGGGGTCGAGGACAAAGCATAAGAGTTACTGCTGAAAAGAGGACCCCGATCGGAAAAAATAGAAGTTTTACTCCAGCAACTTCTAATCTAAATCAGCCAACAAAGAGAAGTATCCTTATGCCTCCTGGTTTTGATCCAATGGAAGACTCCCTTTATCAAGATGCTGAAGTGACTCTAGATGTTCAGAGAA GTCCATTTGAATCTCATAAGGCAAAAAACGTGGCTGCAGTGACTCGAGATGTTCAGAGAA GTCCATTTGACTCTCAAAAGGCAAAAAAAATGGTTGAAGTGACTCGAGATGTTCAGAGAAGTGAAACtg GTCCATTTGAATCTCAAAAGGCAAAAAAAGTGGCTGAAGTGACTCAAGATGCTCAGACTAGTGAAACta GTCCATGTGAATCTGAAAAGATAAATAACGTGAGAGGAATGAACATTTGTAAGAAAGTTTTGCGACTGAAACCTGGAGAAAAGTTAAGAGTCACTTTCTACCAAAATCGAGTTGTTGGGCCGAACCACGCCTCATTTTCGAGACACTTGGGTTTGCTAGTTCGTGATCGTAATATGTCCCCGCTGCGAGTACACTCATGGTTGGACATCGAAGAACATAAGCTTGAGCACATGTGGAAAGCTGTTACT GAAAAGTTTGACAGTGATGACATGATTGATCATAGAGGTCATGTTCTGCAACATATGAGAAAACTTTGGAATAATTGGAGAGGATCATTGCACAAGAAAATGAAATCAAAGTTGTTGCATGAGGTTCTAAAAAATGAGCTGGCAGGAGTAGAATAG
- the LOC132636024 gene encoding uncharacterized protein LOC132636024 isoform X2 produces MNPSKIQKYEMGSTSKIAKHEFIQPGALAAEGRGGKSLRVMGSLRVNAEQRTLIAKNKSCNTATSKLNMLAEKNFNVHPYFEAMEDNSPLYQEAEMTQDAQRSGTRGRGQSIRVTAEKRTPIGKNRSFTPATSNLNQPTKRSILMPPGFDPMEDSLYQDAEVTLDVQRSDTSPFESHKAKNVAAVTRDVQRSPFDSQKAKKMVEVTRDVQRSETGPFESQKAKKVAEVTQDAQTSETSPCESEKINNVRGMNICKKVLRLKPGEKLRVTFYQNRVVGPNHASFSRHLGLLVRDRNMSPLRVHSWLDIEEHKLEHMWKAVTEKFDSDDMIDHRGHVLQHMRKLWNNWRGSLHKKMKSKLLHEVLKNELAGVE; encoded by the exons ATGAATCCCTCAAAAATCCAGAAGTATGAAATGGGATCAACTTCGAAGATTGCTAAGCATGAATTCATTCAACCTGGTGCCTTAGCAGCAGAGGGACGGGGAGGGAAAAGCTTAAGAGTAATGGGCTCTTTAAGAGTTAATGCTGAACAGAGGACTCTAATTGCCAAAAATAAGAGTTGTAATACAGCAACTTCTAAGTTGAATATGCTAGCTGAGAAAAATTTCAACGTGCATCCTTATTTTGAAGCAATGGAAGACAATTCCCCCCTCTATCAAGAAGCTGAAATGACTCAAGACGCTCAGAGAAGCGGCACAAGGGGTCGAGGACAAAGCATAAGAGTTACTGCTGAAAAGAGGACCCCGATCGGAAAAAATAGAAGTTTTACTCCAGCAACTTCTAATCTAAATCAGCCAACAAAGAGAAGTATCCTTATGCCTCCTGGTTTTGATCCAATGGAAGACTCCCTTTATCAAGATGCTGAAGTGACTCTAGATGTTCAGAGAAGTGATACta GTCCATTTGAATCTCATAAGGCAAAAAACGTGGCTGCAGTGACTCGAGATGTTCAGAGAA GTCCATTTGACTCTCAAAAGGCAAAAAAAATGGTTGAAGTGACTCGAGATGTTCAGAGAAGTGAAACtg GTCCATTTGAATCTCAAAAGGCAAAAAAAGTGGCTGAAGTGACTCAAGATGCTCAGACTAGTGAAACta GTCCATGTGAATCTGAAAAGATAAATAACGTGAGAGGAATGAACATTTGTAAGAAAGTTTTGCGACTGAAACCTGGAGAAAAGTTAAGAGTCACTTTCTACCAAAATCGAGTTGTTGGGCCGAACCACGCCTCATTTTCGAGACACTTGGGTTTGCTAGTTCGTGATCGTAATATGTCCCCGCTGCGAGTACACTCATGGTTGGACATCGAAGAACATAAGCTTGAGCACATGTGGAAAGCTGTTACT GAAAAGTTTGACAGTGATGACATGATTGATCATAGAGGTCATGTTCTGCAACATATGAGAAAACTTTGGAATAATTGGAGAGGATCATTGCACAAGAAAATGAAATCAAAGTTGTTGCATGAGGTTCTAAAAAATGAGCTGGCAGGAGTAGAATAG